The following are from one region of the Nitrososphaerota archaeon genome:
- the nikR gene encoding nickel-responsive transcriptional regulator NikR: MVRISATIPPKLLKEFDEIIEKIGMDRSKAIQNAIRSFLNEYKPMLEKEGFNIGSIILIYDHKARGLEEKLTDIQHDFSQVINSTMHIHLDENNCLEIIAVKGELKIIEKLSKTLLSLKGVKQVKLALISTKA, translated from the coding sequence ATGGTTAGAATTAGTGCAACAATCCCTCCTAAATTATTAAAAGAATTTGATGAAATAATTGAGAAAATTGGTATGGATAGGTCAAAAGCAATTCAAAATGCAATTCGTTCATTTTTAAATGAATATAAGCCAATGCTTGAAAAAGAAGGTTTCAATATCGGTTCTATAATTTTAATATATGATCATAAAGCTAGAGGTTTAGAAGAAAAATTAACAGATATTCAACATGATTTTTCTCAAGTAATAAACAGTACTATGCATATTCATTTAGATGAAAATAATTGTTTAGAAATAATTGCTGTTAAAGGAGAATTAAAAATTATTGAGAAATTGTCTAAAACTTTATTAAGTCTAAAAGGTGTTAAACAAGTTAAATTAGCTTTAATTTCTACTAAAGCATAA
- a CDS encoding signal peptidase I gives MENKIEKREILIYFLKTFSMLFLLLIIFFTAFLILQNLMNVSFPLLVVKSGSMRPTLEIGDIILIRGVNPYEIKINDVIVFYHPNFPGNRDWIIVHRVIEKSSMGFITKGDNNLVIDSFVPVPYDCVIGVWTGFKIPYWIGLGYIILILSGEMYKPLGLIIIALIILLNIFSIIYDIVKIKKNKKEQN, from the coding sequence ATGGAAAATAAAATTGAAAAAAGAGAGATTTTAATATATTTTTTAAAAACATTTTCAATGCTTTTTTTATTATTAATAATTTTCTTTACTGCATTTCTCATCCTACAAAATTTAATGAATGTAAGTTTCCCTTTACTTGTTGTTAAATCTGGTAGTATGCGTCCAACATTAGAAATAGGAGACATAATATTGATACGTGGTGTTAATCCATATGAAATAAAAATTAATGATGTAATAGTTTTTTATCATCCTAATTTTCCAGGTAACAGAGATTGGATAATAGTCCATAGGGTTATTGAAAAATCAAGTATGGGATTTATTACTAAAGGTGATAATAATTTAGTAATAGATAGTTTTGTACCTGTTCCATATGATTGTGTAATAGGTGTATGGACGGGTTTTAAGATTCCTTATTGGATTGGATTAGGATATATTATTTTAATTTTAAGTGGAGAAATGTATAAGCCTCTCGGATTAATAATAATTGCTTTAATAATATTATTAAATATTTTTTCCATTATTTATGATATAGTAAAGATTAAGAAAAATAAAAAAGAACAAAATTAA
- a CDS encoding carboxypeptidase-like regulatory domain-containing protein, with protein sequence MMEKIMKKSFKKEIFLISFSLFLIFIPSGFAYLNKVTFSSGSITINILDGHGRLLSGANVTITNSTWKYSEITSGTIILQDLKNDIYSVSVYYKDIQVNSTSFSIPSQTLLNIKCTVYDWTIIVRDVSGSETISGANVTISAISPQSSSAIAWDISGSDGHVLFSKMPSATYKVRVKYMGTIVYDDNIPFSGQVSNINASLYDLNVKCLNLVNSPVQGITVILFNPTTGAEISRLNTGSNGFSYFKNYPSGIYKIAAYYKGEFVSLQNLTIQLNNDIQQTLIVDLLSLRIKVMNNKGNKIASGINIKCEAIRKGNLYDSIENSTGLLVFTTLKRDNYTIRILFGSNILSEFTHNLKNETYQNLSINAKIFDISIKYDIEKFLNKTQLQNMNITLKSIDVLTFSKSKIINSSGFADFVNIPLGKYIVLSIYNGFIVGNQTISIDKDNYLAILEPFFSKIKIKVNNYHGEKLEGAIVSLIEFNSGKTISKATTNIEGEAIFSNILTIDYILEVFYKEIKVGYKEIKTKIGENIESISCKVFNINIELLDSRGNELIPNAIVKISGKTFTLEGETDSNGRVTLKNIPEGLFTISSSLYSIPILEKDIRISETTTTFTYNTNAYDFSIICVDQDNMPLDKGTVTIYINDRSFSSELNENGEVLFKNFPPARYNIRVTMYNLEVAFVPLVELNYDGQTILVDTHVSSLRIKLFKADNSSLINAKISLKKAGKEITSLTSDDKGEASIRLPQTQYNVLVEYQNVIVGEETVFLDHSLTLSIPCKVYLLKFIFMDLYDHPIQNVKLTILRNNEIITLAESNIMGKASFYLSEGEYTLKEEINNLTKIYELKVKENKDIKILFIKENMTNYSIALASLFIPIILLILGFIRRRSTKISFPGIIERRRRPVIPRI encoded by the coding sequence ATGATGGAAAAAATTATGAAAAAATCTTTTAAAAAGGAAATTTTTCTAATTTCTTTCTCACTATTTTTAATATTTATTCCTTCTGGCTTTGCATATTTAAATAAAGTAACTTTTTCATCTGGAAGTATCACTATTAATATACTTGATGGTCATGGAAGACTTTTAAGTGGAGCAAATGTAACTATTACAAATTCTACATGGAAATATAGTGAAATTACAAGTGGAACTATTATTCTTCAAGATCTTAAAAATGATATCTATAGTGTTTCTGTATATTATAAAGACATACAGGTAAATTCAACATCATTTTCGATCCCTTCACAAACACTTCTTAATATAAAATGTACAGTTTATGATTGGACTATTATTGTTCGTGATGTTTCAGGTTCAGAAACTATAAGTGGAGCAAATGTAACAATCTCAGCAATTTCCCCACAATCTTCATCAGCTATCGCATGGGACATTAGTGGAAGTGATGGCCATGTGCTTTTTTCTAAAATGCCATCCGCAACTTATAAAGTTAGAGTAAAATATATGGGCACAATAGTATATGATGATAATATTCCTTTTTCAGGTCAAGTAAGTAATATAAATGCCTCTCTCTATGATTTAAATGTAAAATGTTTAAATCTAGTTAATTCTCCTGTTCAAGGTATAACAGTTATACTTTTTAATCCTACAACTGGAGCAGAAATAAGTAGATTAAATACTGGAAGTAATGGCTTCTCTTATTTTAAAAATTATCCTAGTGGGATATATAAAATTGCTGCATATTATAAAGGTGAATTTGTAAGTTTACAAAATTTAACAATCCAGCTTAATAATGATATTCAACAAACTTTAATTGTAGATTTATTATCTCTTAGAATAAAAGTTATGAATAACAAAGGTAATAAAATTGCTAGTGGAATAAACATCAAATGTGAAGCTATCAGAAAAGGAAATTTATACGATTCTATTGAAAATTCTACAGGCTTATTAGTTTTCACAACATTAAAAAGAGATAATTATACTATTAGAATATTATTTGGTAGCAATATATTAAGCGAATTTACTCATAATTTAAAAAATGAAACTTATCAAAATTTATCTATAAATGCAAAAATTTTTGATATTTCTATTAAATATGATATTGAGAAATTTTTAAACAAAACTCAATTACAAAATATGAATATCACATTAAAATCTATTGATGTTCTAACTTTCTCAAAATCTAAAATAATAAATTCTAGTGGTTTTGCAGATTTTGTAAATATTCCTTTAGGAAAATATATCGTTCTATCTATTTATAATGGATTTATTGTTGGAAATCAAACTATTTCAATAGATAAAGATAATTATCTTGCTATTTTAGAACCATTCTTTAGTAAAATAAAAATCAAAGTTAACAATTATCATGGAGAAAAATTGGAAGGTGCTATTGTTTCTTTAATAGAATTTAATTCTGGAAAAACTATTTCTAAAGCTACTACAAATATTGAAGGTGAAGCTATTTTTTCCAATATTCTTACAATAGATTATATTCTTGAAGTATTCTATAAAGAAATAAAAGTTGGTTATAAAGAAATTAAAACAAAAATTGGAGAAAATATTGAAAGCATATCATGCAAAGTATTTAATATTAATATTGAATTGCTTGATTCTCGTGGAAATGAACTTATTCCAAACGCTATTGTGAAAATTTCAGGAAAAACATTTACATTAGAAGGAGAAACTGATTCTAATGGAAGGGTAACATTAAAAAACATTCCAGAAGGTTTATTTACAATATCTAGCTCATTATACTCTATACCGATTTTAGAAAAAGATATTAGAATTTCAGAAACTACTACTACATTTACATACAATACTAATGCATACGATTTTTCAATAATTTGTGTTGATCAAGATAACATGCCTTTAGATAAAGGAACAGTAACTATATATATTAATGATAGATCCTTTTCTTCAGAACTGAACGAAAATGGCGAGGTTCTTTTTAAAAATTTCCCGCCTGCAAGGTATAATATACGTGTAACTATGTATAATTTAGAAGTTGCTTTTGTTCCTTTAGTAGAATTAAATTATGATGGTCAAACAATACTTGTAGATACTCATGTTTCAAGTTTAAGAATTAAACTTTTTAAAGCTGATAATTCTTCTTTAATAAATGCTAAAATATCATTAAAAAAAGCTGGAAAAGAAATTACAAGTTTAACATCAGATGATAAAGGTGAAGCATCAATAAGACTTCCACAAACTCAATATAATGTATTAGTAGAATATCAAAATGTGATAGTTGGAGAAGAAACAGTATTTTTAGATCATAGTTTAACTTTATCAATTCCATGTAAAGTTTATCTTTTAAAATTCATTTTCATGGATCTATATGATCATCCAATTCAAAATGTTAAACTTACAATTCTTAGAAATAATGAAATAATAACTCTTGCAGAATCAAATATTATGGGTAAAGCATCCTTCTATCTTTCTGAAGGGGAATATACCTTAAAAGAAGAAATAAACAATTTAACTAAAATATATGAATTAAAAGTTAAGGAAAATAAGGATATTAAAATACTCTTCATAAAAGAAAATATGACAAATTATAGCATAGCTTTAGCTTCTTTATTTATTCCAATTATATTATTAATTCTTGGCTTTATACGTAGAAGAAGTACGAAAATTAGTTTCCCAGGAATAATTGAAAGAAGAAGGAGACCAGTAATTCCAAGAATATAG
- a CDS encoding histone deacetylase — translation MEQIGIFYYKSQYKHKTPRKHPESSKRVKKIVKELKKSFKDRKEIVFKDMLKADISKVLEVHDNQYVNYIKNFCLKGGGWIDYDTYFTKDSLDVALHSVGGVLEAYKLILDRKLLSAFVLTRPPGHHAGKRGVALNADSLGFCMFNNVAIAAHHLINKEKIKRIVIIDLDSHHGNGTQEIFYNTPSVLYISFHQNEDFYPWSGSIKEIGSGDGEGFNINIPLPKYSGNIEYITAFKKIIDPVIDSYDPEFIIVSLGFDAHKDDPYSDLKLTTNGYLTLLYYIKKISDKYCNGRLMLCLEGGYNIDVLGKISVKLIELLINKKRNFNLIKNFKKKKIESRFMRNIEELKKILSFYWPV, via the coding sequence ATGGAGCAAATAGGAATTTTCTATTATAAATCACAATATAAACATAAAACTCCTAGGAAACATCCTGAATCTTCAAAAAGAGTAAAAAAAATAGTTAAGGAGTTAAAAAAATCTTTTAAAGATAGGAAAGAGATAGTTTTTAAAGACATGTTAAAGGCTGATATAAGTAAAGTTTTAGAAGTACATGATAATCAATATGTTAATTATATTAAAAATTTTTGTTTAAAAGGTGGAGGATGGATAGATTATGATACTTATTTTACTAAAGATTCATTAGATGTAGCATTACATTCGGTAGGTGGAGTATTAGAAGCATACAAATTAATTTTAGATAGAAAATTATTAAGCGCGTTTGTTTTAACAAGACCACCTGGACATCATGCTGGAAAGAGAGGTGTAGCTCTTAATGCTGATTCTTTAGGTTTTTGTATGTTTAACAATGTTGCAATAGCAGCACATCACTTAATAAATAAAGAGAAAATAAAAAGAATAGTTATTATAGATTTAGATAGTCATCATGGTAATGGAACACAAGAAATATTTTATAATACTCCATCAGTACTTTATATTAGTTTTCATCAAAATGAAGATTTTTATCCTTGGTCAGGATCTATTAAAGAAATAGGAAGTGGTGATGGAGAAGGATTTAATATAAATATTCCACTTCCAAAATATTCTGGTAATATTGAGTATATAACAGCTTTTAAGAAAATAATAGATCCAGTGATAGATAGTTATGACCCAGAATTTATAATTGTTTCACTTGGATTCGATGCGCATAAAGATGACCCATATTCTGATTTAAAACTTACAACTAATGGATACTTAACTTTATTATATTATATAAAAAAGATTTCAGATAAATATTGTAATGGAAGATTAATGCTATGCTTAGAAGGTGGCTATAATATAGATGTGCTTGGAAAAATTTCTGTTAAATTAATAGAATTATTAATAAATAAGAAGAGAAATTTTAATCTCATTAAAAATTTTAAAAAGAAGAAAATTGAAAGTAGATTCATGAGAAATATAGAAGAATTAAAGAAAATACTCTCTTTTTATTGGCCAGTATGA
- a CDS encoding DEAD/DEAH box helicase has product MKIEELPIPSYLKENLLKEGIEELYPPQEEAIKKGVLEGENLVIATPTASGKTLVAVFATAKHLENNGKVLYLTPLRALAAEKYEEFKKYFKDKASVIATYGDYDSSDPWLSKYDIIITTNEKADSLLRHGAEWIKNISLIVIDEIHLLGDSERGPTLEMTVTKILEIVPNAQVLSLSATIKNAEEIANWLKSKLISINWRPVPLKEGVYYDGIIEFSNGDIKEVNLKEFEPVINIALETIIENGQALIFTTTRRKAEKIAEKIAKVFSKTIFKSYLKEEVLQQYADKILEVGGKSSYSEKIAHVIKRGVAYHHAGLSHPYRALIEDAFRKKYIKILVATPTLCLHPDTFVITMNGAKKIKDLTKNDLVLTHNGRFKKVISPLEREYNGKLLTIIPFGSLRVKMTPEHKVLVIKQTRHKSHLSDGTNKIWYEYDEAKWMKASELYNAFKNNKDNKISFMLLQPIPKVEQQCNRICLKMENSYIHNQYGKTNSLHPANYKTPKYLPLNYEVSRLLGIWIAEGTATKNGAIIFDIAVFEKELTEFIKSTIKKYFPEANIVINNKGKRRRITFCNKRFAEWLRKNIGNNAHCKKIPGILLFNSNRDVKLGLLHGLIDGDGYIRVKNKNRTHYINYTTVSQNLAYQIQILLATLGYTSSILSLKRKSSSFSKRRRDIFNIKISGKSFYDLLKELKIDLGQKEGNRTYNINKIWNNFFLLKIKDIKEEEYSGKVYNLSVEDDESYSIGFIVHNSAGVNLPARTVIIPELWRYGPEIGLYSIPVLEYKQYCGRAGRPRYDKVGYAISIARKRAEKELIFNKYINGDIEKIWSRLSDERHLRSHILAIIASNYANNIQEILQLFEKTFFAKQYGIIGVKEKIHSIIEFLNENEMIEFHGKEIKATKLGKRVSELYIDPLTAIILVNGLKHKPKILSEISILHLISRTPDVPSISTIRIPLEKLELYYQLHKNELLIEAPNIEEDPLEYEIYLEDFKKVIVLESWINELSEGEIYEKYRVEPGDLAVLRESAEWIIYSAHEISKIINEKSKIPLLKEMIERVKHGIKSELIQLARLEGIGRVRARALYQAGFKTIEDLSKAPLNALINVPTIGLKTALLIKKQIGEKVNEEILRNEKEFEQTRLSSYE; this is encoded by the coding sequence ATGAAAATAGAAGAATTACCAATTCCATCATATCTTAAAGAAAATTTATTAAAAGAAGGAATAGAAGAATTGTATCCTCCACAAGAAGAAGCTATAAAGAAAGGAGTTTTAGAAGGAGAAAATTTAGTAATAGCTACACCAACAGCTTCTGGAAAAACATTAGTTGCAGTATTTGCTACTGCAAAACATTTAGAGAATAATGGAAAAGTTCTTTATTTAACTCCTTTAAGAGCATTAGCAGCTGAAAAATATGAAGAATTTAAAAAATATTTTAAAGATAAAGCTTCTGTAATAGCTACGTATGGTGACTATGATTCTTCTGATCCATGGCTTTCAAAATATGATATAATTATTACAACGAATGAAAAAGCAGATAGCTTATTGAGACATGGTGCTGAATGGATAAAAAATATTAGTTTAATAGTTATTGATGAGATACATCTTTTAGGAGATTCTGAAAGAGGGCCAACATTAGAAATGACTGTTACAAAGATCCTTGAAATAGTTCCAAATGCTCAAGTACTTTCTCTTAGTGCAACAATTAAAAATGCGGAAGAAATAGCAAATTGGCTTAAATCTAAATTGATAAGCATAAATTGGCGTCCAGTCCCACTTAAAGAAGGAGTTTATTATGATGGAATTATAGAATTTTCAAATGGGGATATTAAAGAAGTAAATTTAAAAGAATTTGAACCAGTAATAAATATTGCTTTAGAAACTATCATAGAAAATGGACAAGCTCTTATATTTACTACAACTAGAAGAAAAGCTGAAAAAATAGCTGAAAAAATTGCAAAAGTATTTTCAAAAACAATTTTTAAATCATATTTAAAAGAGGAGGTTCTTCAACAATATGCTGATAAAATACTTGAAGTAGGAGGAAAGTCTTCTTATTCTGAAAAAATAGCACATGTTATTAAAAGAGGGGTAGCTTATCATCATGCAGGATTAAGTCATCCATATAGAGCATTAATAGAAGATGCTTTTAGAAAAAAGTATATAAAAATTTTAGTAGCAACCCCAACTTTATGTTTACACCCAGATACATTCGTTATAACTATGAATGGTGCTAAAAAAATAAAAGATCTTACTAAAAATGATTTAGTGCTTACGCATAATGGTAGGTTTAAAAAAGTAATTTCACCTTTAGAACGTGAATATAATGGGAAATTATTAACAATAATACCATTTGGTAGTTTAAGGGTCAAAATGACACCTGAACATAAAGTTTTAGTAATTAAACAAACAAGGCATAAATCTCATCTCTCTGACGGTACTAACAAAATTTGGTATGAATATGATGAAGCAAAATGGATGAAGGCATCTGAACTTTATAACGCATTTAAAAATAATAAAGATAATAAGATATCATTCATGTTACTTCAGCCAATCCCCAAAGTAGAACAGCAATGTAATAGAATATGCTTAAAAATGGAAAATTCTTATATTCATAATCAATATGGTAAAACAAATTCGCTTCATCCAGCAAATTATAAAACACCAAAATATTTACCATTAAATTATGAAGTATCACGATTGTTAGGAATATGGATAGCAGAAGGAACAGCAACAAAAAATGGAGCTATTATTTTTGATATAGCAGTTTTTGAAAAAGAATTAACAGAATTTATTAAATCAACAATAAAGAAGTACTTTCCAGAGGCTAACATAGTTATTAATAATAAAGGAAAGCGTAGAAGAATAACTTTTTGTAACAAAAGATTTGCAGAATGGTTAAGGAAAAATATTGGTAATAATGCTCATTGTAAAAAAATTCCTGGTATTTTATTATTTAATAGTAACCGTGATGTTAAACTTGGTCTCCTTCATGGATTAATAGATGGTGATGGTTATATAAGAGTAAAGAATAAGAATAGAACTCATTATATAAATTATACTACTGTATCTCAAAATTTAGCTTATCAAATTCAAATTCTTTTAGCAACTTTAGGTTATACTTCATCAATTTTATCATTAAAAAGGAAAAGCAGCTCCTTTTCAAAAAGGAGGAGGGATATCTTTAATATAAAAATTAGTGGAAAAAGCTTTTATGATCTTTTAAAAGAATTAAAAATCGATTTAGGCCAAAAAGAGGGTAATAGAACATATAATATTAATAAAATCTGGAATAATTTTTTCCTTCTAAAAATTAAAGATATTAAAGAAGAAGAATATTCTGGCAAAGTTTATAATTTAAGCGTTGAAGATGATGAAAGCTACAGTATTGGTTTTATTGTTCATAATTCTGCAGGAGTAAATCTTCCAGCTAGAACAGTTATTATACCAGAATTATGGAGATATGGTCCAGAAATTGGTTTATATAGTATACCTGTTCTTGAATATAAACAATATTGTGGAAGAGCTGGAAGACCGCGTTATGATAAAGTAGGTTATGCAATTTCGATAGCTAGAAAAAGAGCAGAGAAAGAATTAATATTTAATAAATATATTAATGGTGATATTGAAAAAATATGGTCAAGATTATCTGATGAAAGACATTTAAGATCACATATATTAGCTATAATTGCTTCAAATTATGCAAATAATATTCAAGAAATTCTCCAACTTTTTGAAAAAACATTTTTTGCTAAACAATATGGAATTATTGGAGTAAAAGAGAAAATTCATTCAATAATAGAATTTCTTAATGAAAATGAAATGATAGAATTTCATGGAAAGGAAATTAAAGCAACAAAACTTGGTAAAAGAGTATCGGAATTATACATAGATCCATTAACAGCAATAATTTTAGTGAATGGTTTAAAACATAAACCAAAAATTCTATCCGAAATTTCTATTTTACATTTGATATCTAGAACACCAGATGTGCCCAGCATATCCACTATAAGGATTCCTTTAGAAAAACTTGAATTATACTATCAATTACATAAAAATGAATTATTAATAGAAGCCCCAAATATTGAAGAAGATCCATTAGAATATGAAATTTATTTAGAAGATTTTAAAAAAGTAATAGTTTTAGAATCTTGGATAAATGAATTAAGTGAAGGAGAAATTTATGAAAAATATAGAGTTGAACCGGGAGATTTGGCAGTATTAAGAGAAAGTGCTGAATGGATTATTTATTCAGCACATGAAATATCGAAAATAATAAATGAAAAAAGTAAAATACCATTATTAAAAGAAATGATTGAAAGAGTGAAACATGGTATAAAAAGCGAATTAATACAACTTGCAAGACTTGAAGGAATAGGTAGAGTAAGAGCAAGAGCACTTTATCAAGCAGGTTTTAAAACAATTGAAGATTTATCAAAAGCTCCTTTAAATGCTTTAATAAATGTGCCAACAATAGGCTTAAAAACTGCACTTTTAATAAAGAAACAAATTGGAGAAAAAGTAAATGAAGAAATTTTAAGAAATGAAAAAGAATTCGAACAAACAAGATTATCTTCATATGAATGA
- a CDS encoding FmdE family protein, with protein sequence MGISKDILNKAVLLHGHLGPFLVLGVKAGLFIKKIWNEEIDLCILKTINKKPQLCTADGLKTILGENNVKISNGEGISIEIHRRENKIAEIFIKKEIIDKYVNIPWEKCEEAAYEVLAYKEEELFILKGITKQ encoded by the coding sequence ATGGGAATTTCAAAAGATATTTTAAATAAAGCAGTTTTATTGCATGGTCATTTAGGTCCCTTTTTGGTATTAGGAGTTAAAGCAGGTTTATTCATAAAAAAAATTTGGAATGAGGAAATCGATTTATGCATTTTAAAAACAATTAATAAAAAACCTCAATTATGCACTGCAGATGGATTAAAAACTATTCTTGGAGAAAATAATGTTAAAATTTCTAATGGAGAAGGAATTTCGATTGAAATTCATAGGAGAGAAAATAAAATTGCTGAAATATTCATTAAAAAAGAAATAATCGATAAATATGTTAATATTCCTTGGGAAAAATGTGAAGAAGCAGCATATGAAGTCTTAGCTTATAAAGAAGAAGAATTATTCATATTAAAAGGTATTACAAAACAATAG
- a CDS encoding asparagine synthase-related protein: MIVIVYDKRGNDAIEKTKEILNNLTFSKIEKYVIHTKKDYDEKKNVSDINLSDSNIAIGIAIINGLKIANSEDKRKTIFYGYDFFNEEIEEEISKPNFMERIINKDGLYIVTSFYKNKLVVYRDPVGLAPFYFHQNNRYLIMSPQIKSFWIFGIKSPISVPPGRIFYYNKNFYKLSKRNIFPLKHKIDNIDFHAIELSKKIEEIILKIIKNKENVAIAFSGGLDSSIIAYVLSKYTNVIGYNIGFNGFAEKWMNIAEDVAEQIGIKLIRLKVSIEDIKKELENFLTCIEEEKELSIEIGLPIYFLAKKISENNFKKSFFGQGADEIFGGYKRYSILAISNKYRLLEEAMLKDILQLYSTNLERDCKILMNFGLIPVYPYLCKNIIEYTIGLPIYFKLNKEGERKIILKKIGEKIGLPKNILDIEKKAIQYSSGSSKAIKMIKKERKEIISIIYDNILKKFYKKNYK; encoded by the coding sequence ATGATCGTGATAGTTTATGACAAGAGAGGGAATGATGCTATTGAAAAAACTAAGGAAATACTTAATAACTTAACTTTTTCGAAAATTGAGAAATATGTTATACATACAAAAAAGGATTACGATGAAAAGAAGAATGTATCAGATATAAATTTATCAGATTCAAATATTGCTATTGGAATAGCTATTATAAATGGTTTAAAAATAGCAAATAGTGAAGATAAAAGAAAAACTATTTTTTATGGATATGATTTTTTCAATGAAGAAATTGAGGAAGAAATTAGTAAACCAAATTTTATGGAGAGAATAATTAATAAAGATGGTTTATACATAGTAACATCATTTTATAAAAATAAGTTAGTAGTATATAGAGATCCAGTAGGATTGGCACCATTTTATTTTCATCAAAATAATCGTTATTTAATAATGTCACCTCAAATTAAGAGTTTTTGGATTTTTGGTATTAAATCACCGATAAGTGTTCCACCTGGAAGAATATTTTATTATAATAAAAATTTTTATAAATTGAGTAAAAGAAATATTTTTCCATTAAAGCATAAAATAGACAATATAGATTTTCATGCAATAGAATTAAGTAAAAAGATTGAAGAAATAATATTAAAAATAATTAAAAACAAGGAAAACGTAGCAATTGCTTTTTCTGGAGGTTTAGATAGCTCGATTATAGCATATGTACTCTCTAAATATACTAATGTTATTGGATATAACATTGGATTTAATGGATTTGCTGAAAAATGGATGAATATTGCAGAAGACGTTGCTGAGCAAATAGGAATTAAATTAATAAGATTAAAAGTTTCTATAGAAGATATAAAAAAGGAATTAGAAAATTTCCTTACATGTATTGAAGAAGAAAAAGAATTATCTATTGAAATAGGTCTTCCAATTTATTTTTTAGCAAAGAAAATTTCTGAAAATAATTTTAAAAAATCTTTTTTTGGACAAGGAGCTGATGAAATATTTGGAGGATATAAAAGATATTCAATTTTGGCTATTTCTAATAAGTATAGATTATTAGAAGAAGCGATGCTTAAAGATATACTTCAATTGTATTCAACAAATCTTGAAAGAGATTGTAAAATTTTAATGAACTTTGGTTTAATTCCAGTATATCCATATTTATGTAAAAATATAATTGAATATACCATAGGTCTTCCAATTTATTTTAAATTAAATAAAGAAGGGGAAAGAAAAATAATACTTAAAAAAATAGGAGAAAAAATAGGTTTACCTAAAAATATTCTAGATATAGAAAAAAAAGCAATACAATATTCTTCAGGCTCAAGTAAAGCTATTAAAATGATTAAAAAAGAAAGAAAAGAAATTATAAGTATAATTTATGATAATATTTTAAAGAAATTTTATAAAAAGAATTATAAATAA